In the Drosophila virilis strain 15010-1051.87 chromosome 4, Dvir_AGI_RSII-ME, whole genome shotgun sequence genome, CCATTTGCAGCCCAGCGGACCCGAGGCGCACATCATACGCAGCGGTTACTTGGAATTGACGCCGCGCGAATTGATCTTCATGACGCCTGGCTGTCAACCTATTGTATGGGCGCTGCAGCACCTGCGGCGCTATGGACTTAATGGCGATATGTTCTCGTTCGAGGCGGGACGCCGCTGCATGTCTGGCCCGGGCATCTACACGTTCCGCATACACCATGCGGAGCAGCTCTATCCGATGTTCCAGCGCTATATAAATGCCGTGAACACCGACGCCTTTGCACAAGGTGAGCGGGAACGCGAACGCGTCAACTCCACGAATTCGGTGTCGGTGCTTTTGGGCCGCAGCGATCTTCAGCCGCATAGCAACAATTATCTGGAGCCGGCACCAATGCTGGCACGTACTGCGCTccaggtgcagcagcagccgaacGAGTCAATTGCATTGACATCCGATTCACCCGAATCCTTGCCAAATCTGCAGCTCATCGTCGCTGAGCAGGGCGCAGCCGCCAACCATGGCGCTTTGCAGTCTCCAATCACACCCGGCGCCTACATCACTACCAATGGCAATGTTTACTTCGATCAGCCGATGCAGCGCTGCAGTTCACCACCGGAGACCACGCCCACATCCACAAATAGCGCATTCAGCACTATGCGCCGCCAGCAGCATTTGGGTGATATACCGCCGCAAGAATCTGCTCCGGCGCTCAACGAAACGCTGCGTTTGTATGCCAATGTGGAGACGTCGCGGGAGCGGCTCCTGTTCGATATGCCGCTCGCCTCTGCTGGCTGcaacgatcgttgctatgaGAACATAAGTCGCCTGGACCTGCCCCCTCTGCCACGCGACTGCTCGCAGCATTCGGTGGCCGCTGCgtcgcaacagcagcaacagcagccggcgCCGGTGACGCCGACCAGCCCAGCTGGTGTTAACTACATAGTGCTCGACCTGGATCAGCCGCGTAGTCCGGCACAGTGCTCGCCCAAGACGATGACAAACGGCTTTGGCAGCGGTCTGTCCCTGACAGCTGCTGCGCCACAAACGCCGGAAGGAAAGAAAGCATCCGAAGCTGCGGCATCAGCACAGAAGAGAAACTCAAATGCTGGGGCAACGGCAGCCGGTGCTGCACCAGCTGCGGAAACTGTGGCCAGCCAAGGCTACTCCACCATTGATTTTATACGCACCTACGCTTTAAACAAGTCCTCAACAGCACCTGCCCACGATGCGGAGGCGCCGGGAGGCTGCCAGGACCATGCACACGAGGATGGTGATCAGCGCATCACGCGGCATGGCAAATGTGTGCGAAAAGCCTACTCAATTAGCGAGTAGAAAACGAACGAAGAGAGGAACAAGGGTCGTAAGGAGGAGCAAGAGTCTAACGAGGAGAGGATCGAGAGTCGAACGTGAGGAGGATCGAGAGTCGAGCGAGGAGAGGATCGATAGTCGAATGTGAGGTGATGCGTTAG is a window encoding:
- the LOC6634151 gene encoding uncharacterized protein, yielding MGCITSTNKLSELRQENVFRVHVAHLQPSGPEAHIIRSGYLELTPRELIFMTPGCQPIVWALQHLRRYGLNGDMFSFEAGRRCMSGPGIYTFRIHHAEQLYPMFQRYINAVNTDAFAQGERERERVNSTNSVSVLLGRSDLQPHSNNYLEPAPMLARTALQVQQQPNESIALTSDSPESLPNLQLIVAEQGAAANHGALQSPITPGAYITTNGNVYFDQPMQRCSSPPETTPTSTNSAFSTMRRQQHLGDIPPQESAPALNETLRLYANVETSRERLLFDMPLASAGCNDRCYENISRLDLPPLPRDCSQHSVAAASQQQQQQPAPVTPTSPAGVNYIVLDLDQPRSPAQCSPKTMTNGFGSGLSLTAAAPQTPEGKKASEAAASAQKRNSNAGATAAGAAPAAETVASQGYSTIDFIRTYALNKSSTAPAHDAEAPGGCQDHAHEDGDQRITRHGKCVRKAYSISE